The following proteins are co-located in the Desulfatitalea tepidiphila genome:
- a CDS encoding arsenite methyltransferase, producing MSAKYEDEQRIMVRERYGKIAGGSCGCPPTATMSCCCSSGAILDSVNQVMGYTQEQLGAVVEGANLGLGCGNPTAIGKLKPGETVLDLGSGGGFDCFLAARQVGETGRVIGVDMTPEMLARARENAGKMGAANVEFRLGEIEHLPVADNSVDVIISNCVINLAPDKRKVFAEALRVLKPGGRIAVSDVVAIAEMPEHMRQQAALLTGCIAGAEHIDRLRDILYEVGFLEVRIETKSYSKELVSGWFPGSGAENVVASADIKAMKPLLSFDLALPGEGADGASDG from the coding sequence GCGGATGCCCGCCCACCGCGACAATGTCTTGCTGCTGTTCGTCCGGCGCCATTCTCGATTCCGTCAACCAGGTGATGGGGTATACCCAGGAGCAGCTCGGCGCAGTTGTCGAGGGCGCCAACCTGGGTCTGGGTTGCGGCAACCCTACAGCCATCGGCAAGCTGAAACCGGGGGAGACCGTCCTCGACCTGGGCAGCGGGGGCGGCTTTGACTGCTTCCTGGCGGCCAGACAGGTCGGCGAAACAGGGCGGGTGATCGGCGTGGACATGACCCCGGAAATGCTGGCCCGGGCAAGGGAGAATGCCGGGAAGATGGGGGCCGCCAATGTCGAGTTCCGGCTGGGTGAAATCGAACACCTACCGGTGGCCGACAACAGCGTGGATGTGATCATCTCCAATTGTGTCATCAACCTGGCACCGGACAAACGCAAGGTTTTTGCGGAGGCCCTGCGCGTATTGAAACCGGGGGGCCGCATCGCCGTCTCCGATGTGGTGGCCATTGCCGAGATGCCGGAGCATATGCGCCAACAGGCCGCTCTGCTGACCGGCTGCATCGCGGGCGCCGAGCACATCGACCGGCTGCGTGACATTTTATATGAGGTGGGTTTCCTGGAGGTCCGCATCGAGACCAAATCCTACAGCAAAGAGCTGGTCAGCGGATGGTTCCCCGGCAGCGGCGCCGAAAATGTTGTGGCTTCCGCCGATATCAAGGCAATGAAGCCGCTTCTCTCGTTCGATCTGGCACTGCCGGGGGAAGGTGCCGATGGCGCAAGCGATGGATAG
- a CDS encoding Fur family transcriptional regulator, whose protein sequence is MEDRTLRRNTTQRMAIEQVFRQHARPLGVEEVLTYGRRLVPSLNQATVYRNLKILIDDGWLKRISHPSLGALYERTGKGHHHHFHCRVCNRAFELPGCALKEEEAAPDGFVVEEHEIFLFGVCPTCMGMAE, encoded by the coding sequence GTGGAGGATCGGACCTTGAGGCGCAATACGACACAGAGAATGGCCATCGAACAGGTCTTCAGGCAGCATGCAAGGCCGTTGGGCGTGGAGGAGGTGCTTACATACGGCCGTAGACTCGTGCCATCACTCAATCAGGCAACGGTCTATCGGAATCTCAAGATACTCATCGATGACGGATGGTTGAAACGAATCTCCCACCCGTCTCTCGGGGCTCTGTATGAACGCACCGGGAAAGGGCATCACCACCACTTTCACTGCCGCGTGTGCAACCGCGCCTTTGAACTTCCCGGTTGCGCCCTGAAGGAAGAGGAAGCAGCACCAGACGGATTTGTTGTTGAAGAACACGAAATATTCTTATTCGGGGTTTGCCCGACTTGCATGGGGATGGCAGAGTAA
- a CDS encoding TonB-dependent receptor gives MKTVGIKISSFIVLILLVVSGFSYAQEKKGDENSSSADPPKEIFQLETVVVTGTTSDDEKQEIESRKLRSHKVVDLAEILSDELVEVQMIRKSGYGNEVSMRGFGQENIKVMLDGGILEGACGSRKDPSLSHINMLTVQKLTLQQGPFDVTKPGCLGGCVDVITKKPKPGFEGEILGKGGSYGFHSGGFTTSGGSDTVQGLFGYNFSESDQYEDGSGDPLWKVREGLAASYNEKGRDAKAFQKHDTWGKLQFTPSERHKILLEHTYGKAEDILTPRVAFDTEEETTNMTKASWEMRNLGNLSKKLTLSLYRNEVDHRPFQDLRNVPVPKNNEVESVITGGAIQNVTKTDFATLTYGIDMYHRDWWGDVYNSLTGVKLNDNLIPSVQSLNIGGYIQMDKIIDKWTVGFGLRYDRFQQEADEDLVFTRAITDENRQIDHLFGGYVSVKYFLNENAMLFSGVGRSYRTPTSCERYIQGNPTFFGNPDLNPTANNEFDLGFKYERGRWMLQAKGFYSNLEDYIYQENNLAGYQSYTNIDAHIWGGDIKAGFDLDYGISLEGGLAYQRGRKDSRPDNNDDDDLGQIAPLKGRLALNYNSDKPLDQKDVGLFGTAEWVHSEAARDVDADAGEKQLAAWDIMNLRMGYQFKSYTLNVGVDNVFDRKYTVANSYEWDVIGGTGANPAIVNEPGRFIYATLGFNW, from the coding sequence ATGAAAACTGTTGGCATTAAAATATCTTCTTTTATTGTGTTGATTCTGCTGGTGGTTTCCGGATTTTCGTACGCCCAAGAAAAAAAGGGTGATGAAAATTCTTCATCAGCTGATCCCCCTAAGGAAATATTTCAACTTGAGACCGTTGTCGTGACCGGAACCACATCTGATGATGAAAAACAGGAAATCGAAAGCCGGAAACTCAGATCGCATAAGGTGGTTGATTTGGCTGAAATCCTTTCGGATGAGTTGGTCGAAGTGCAGATGATACGCAAGAGCGGATACGGAAACGAGGTTTCCATGCGCGGTTTCGGACAGGAGAATATTAAAGTCATGCTGGATGGCGGGATCCTTGAAGGAGCATGTGGCAGCCGTAAGGACCCCTCGCTTTCCCATATCAACATGCTGACTGTGCAAAAATTGACGTTGCAACAGGGGCCTTTTGACGTCACAAAGCCGGGATGTTTGGGCGGGTGCGTGGATGTAATCACCAAAAAGCCCAAACCTGGTTTTGAGGGAGAGATACTTGGAAAAGGCGGAAGCTACGGTTTCCACAGCGGCGGTTTTACAACCAGCGGCGGCAGCGACACAGTTCAAGGGCTTTTTGGGTACAATTTCTCCGAGTCCGATCAGTACGAAGACGGCTCCGGCGACCCCCTCTGGAAAGTAAGAGAAGGTCTGGCCGCTTCTTATAACGAAAAAGGACGTGACGCAAAGGCGTTTCAGAAACACGACACCTGGGGCAAACTGCAGTTCACGCCGAGCGAACGCCACAAAATCCTGCTGGAGCACACCTACGGGAAGGCAGAAGACATTCTAACCCCCCGGGTTGCATTCGACACAGAAGAAGAGACTACCAACATGACCAAGGCGAGCTGGGAGATGCGCAATCTTGGCAATCTGTCGAAAAAACTCACCCTTTCATTATACCGCAACGAAGTGGACCATCGCCCCTTCCAGGACTTACGCAATGTGCCCGTACCCAAAAACAACGAGGTTGAGTCGGTAATCACGGGCGGCGCCATTCAAAATGTGACCAAAACCGATTTTGCTACGTTGACCTATGGGATCGATATGTACCACCGGGATTGGTGGGGGGACGTCTATAACAGTCTGACAGGCGTTAAGCTCAATGACAACCTCATCCCTTCCGTCCAATCATTAAACATTGGCGGATACATCCAAATGGACAAGATTATCGATAAATGGACTGTTGGATTTGGCTTGAGGTACGATCGCTTCCAGCAGGAGGCTGATGAAGACCTGGTTTTTACTCGCGCCATTACTGATGAAAATCGTCAGATTGATCACCTCTTCGGTGGATACGTCTCGGTCAAATATTTCCTAAATGAAAACGCGATGCTTTTCAGCGGTGTCGGACGCAGTTATCGAACGCCGACATCGTGTGAGCGATATATTCAGGGTAACCCCACTTTCTTCGGGAACCCCGATCTCAATCCCACGGCCAACAACGAGTTCGATTTGGGGTTTAAGTATGAACGCGGTCGATGGATGCTCCAGGCCAAGGGTTTTTATTCCAATCTTGAAGACTATATCTACCAGGAGAACAACCTTGCCGGTTATCAAAGCTACACGAACATTGATGCCCACATCTGGGGGGGAGACATCAAGGCTGGTTTCGATCTGGATTATGGGATTTCCCTTGAGGGAGGTCTCGCTTATCAGCGCGGCCGCAAGGATAGCCGCCCCGATAACAACGACGATGATGACCTCGGGCAGATAGCACCGCTAAAGGGCAGACTGGCGCTGAATTACAATAGCGATAAACCTCTGGATCAGAAAGACGTCGGCCTGTTCGGAACCGCCGAGTGGGTCCATTCCGAAGCGGCCAGGGACGTCGATGCGGATGCCGGCGAGAAGCAGCTTGCGGCGTGGGATATCATGAACCTGCGCATGGGTTACCAGTTTAAATCGTACACGCTCAATGTTGGTGTGGACAATGTGTTCGACCGAAAATACACGGTCGCGAATTCCTATGAATGGGACGTGATCGGTGGTACCGGCGCAAATCCCGCTATCGTCAACGAGCCGGGAAGGTTCATCTATGCGACTTTAGGGTTTAATTGGTAG
- a CDS encoding metal ABC transporter substrate-binding protein, whose translation MKRRQFLVILTSCIAFGLIVSPAFGKASAAEQTVLATTFPIYQIIRNVTQGRDGVKVDLMLPSQMGCPHDYALTPQDMQKLAKADILVVNGLGMEEFLGAPVTKANPIIRVIDSSTGIQETLQYSEEQQNDHGHGHEPAETGQHAEEQQHGHHGEHPFEWAGAFKLDPGVYKWSFAKVDGKYADPAMKMIYVASEPKDPIEHVEEKVMDVFEQNGQPLKQGGRLRSGELHLLQFDEARNTTEFEIKIDKAGTYVFFTEHMPSEFEAGEHFFKTAAVKDIEPVLQEPESGHDHHHAEAHHEHGHHPHHAGVNPHLFASPRMTAKLAMNIAAELSKADPNGAVTYFKNAQIYAEAMNKLADDMAVLGKRLKNNRIVQPHGVFDYLARDMGLEIVAVMQAHGQEPSASEMMQLVKIIKENGVGAIFTEPQYPEKIGRALSRETGVPVAVLDPVATGPENAPLTYYETVMRQNMKTLESTLGVK comes from the coding sequence ATGAAAAGAAGACAATTCCTGGTGATACTAACCAGTTGTATTGCTTTTGGATTGATAGTATCCCCGGCCTTTGGAAAGGCAAGCGCTGCCGAACAAACCGTGCTGGCGACTACCTTCCCCATCTACCAGATCATACGTAATGTTACCCAGGGGCGGGATGGGGTGAAGGTCGATCTCATGTTGCCGAGTCAAATGGGGTGCCCCCACGACTATGCCTTGACACCCCAGGACATGCAAAAGCTGGCCAAAGCCGACATCCTGGTAGTCAACGGTCTCGGCATGGAGGAGTTCCTTGGCGCGCCGGTGACAAAAGCAAATCCTATCATCCGTGTCATCGACAGCTCGACAGGCATCCAGGAAACCCTTCAATATTCCGAGGAGCAACAAAATGATCACGGTCATGGCCACGAGCCTGCGGAAACAGGACAACATGCCGAGGAGCAGCAACATGGCCATCACGGCGAGCACCCATTTGAATGGGCCGGAGCATTCAAGCTCGATCCCGGCGTCTATAAGTGGTCATTCGCCAAGGTCGACGGGAAATATGCCGACCCGGCCATGAAAATGATCTACGTTGCATCCGAACCCAAGGACCCCATCGAGCACGTGGAGGAAAAGGTCATGGACGTGTTCGAACAAAACGGACAGCCCCTGAAACAGGGCGGCCGTTTGCGCTCCGGTGAACTGCATCTCCTGCAATTCGACGAGGCCCGCAACACGACGGAATTTGAAATCAAGATCGACAAGGCCGGGACCTATGTTTTTTTCACCGAACATATGCCTTCTGAATTCGAAGCCGGGGAGCATTTCTTCAAAACCGCCGCTGTCAAAGACATTGAACCGGTGCTCCAGGAACCGGAATCCGGTCATGACCATCACCACGCGGAGGCGCATCACGAGCACGGTCATCATCCCCATCATGCCGGGGTGAATCCGCATCTCTTTGCCAGCCCCCGCATGACGGCCAAGCTGGCCATGAACATCGCCGCCGAATTGTCCAAGGCCGACCCGAATGGTGCGGTCACCTATTTTAAAAACGCCCAGATCTATGCGGAAGCCATGAACAAGCTGGCTGATGACATGGCTGTCCTTGGCAAGCGCCTCAAAAACAATCGCATCGTCCAGCCGCACGGCGTATTTGATTACCTGGCCCGCGACATGGGACTTGAGATCGTCGCCGTCATGCAGGCCCACGGCCAGGAGCCTTCGGCTTCAGAGATGATGCAACTTGTCAAAATTATAAAAGAAAATGGTGTGGGAGCAATCTTCACCGAGCCGCAATATCCGGAAAAGATCGGCAGAGCCCTGTCGAGAGAAACCGGTGTCCCTGTCGCCGTGCTGGACCCAGTGGCCACCGGCCCCGAGAATGCGCCACTCACCTATTACGAAACGGTCATGCGCCAAAACATGAAAACCCTTGAGTCGACACTGGGGGTCAAGTAA
- a CDS encoding metal ABC transporter ATP-binding protein — MANPCHANGAAVMFENVTVSLGGNTILENVSAKIPQGSCTAIVGPNGAGKTTMLLALLGEVPFSGGIRVSRAKEGRRLRMGYVPQRLQFDRGMPLTVLEFMVMGWQRSPLWFGVRLTYRDRAQKLLASIKMDGLEKRRIGALSGGEMQRVLLALALGQEPDLLVLDEPASGVDFQGEHVFCELLDKLRCEHGFTQLMVSHDLPTVTHHATHVICLNRKVAAEGSPREVLTAETLTAIFGLHMGLVDSRVLPDGSRSCSSPCCRGADRDA; from the coding sequence ATGGCGAATCCGTGCCATGCCAATGGGGCCGCCGTGATGTTCGAGAACGTCACGGTTTCCCTTGGCGGAAATACCATCCTGGAAAATGTATCGGCCAAAATTCCCCAGGGAAGCTGCACCGCCATCGTCGGACCCAATGGCGCGGGAAAAACGACGATGCTGTTGGCCCTTCTGGGAGAAGTGCCCTTTTCAGGCGGCATCCGCGTCTCACGCGCGAAGGAGGGCCGGCGCTTGCGCATGGGCTATGTCCCGCAGCGGCTTCAATTCGACCGGGGCATGCCGCTCACCGTGCTGGAGTTCATGGTCATGGGTTGGCAGAGAAGCCCTTTATGGTTTGGCGTCCGCCTAACATATCGTGACCGAGCACAAAAACTCCTGGCTTCCATCAAGATGGACGGGTTGGAAAAAAGAAGGATTGGAGCACTCTCGGGTGGGGAGATGCAGCGCGTGCTCCTGGCGCTGGCGCTCGGACAAGAGCCGGACCTGTTGGTCCTGGATGAGCCGGCATCCGGGGTGGATTTTCAAGGCGAACATGTTTTTTGCGAACTGCTGGATAAACTGCGCTGCGAGCATGGCTTCACCCAATTGATGGTCAGTCATGACCTTCCCACAGTGACGCACCACGCCACTCACGTGATTTGCCTTAACCGCAAGGTTGCGGCTGAAGGCTCCCCTCGCGAGGTGCTCACCGCGGAAACCCTCACGGCGATTTTCGGCCTGCACATGGGATTGGTGGACAGCCGGGTCTTGCCGGACGGTAGCCGCAGTTGTTCATCGCCGTGCTGCAGAGGAGCGGACCGCGATGCCTGA
- a CDS encoding metal ABC transporter permease gives MPELSVLYDLIAKLLPLESMQMRFMQQALVGLVLLAPMVALMGVQVVNFRMAFFADAISHSAFTGVALGLILAVSPHWTMPIFGLLVGLAIMASQRRSALSTDTVIGVFFSGVVAFGLAVVSRDKNVARDIQRFLYGDILTIGNNDIWAMIVLLAVLIFFQIYGYNRMLYIGLNTVVAKVHGVRVAAYQYVYAGLLSFVVIFSVWAVGVLLVTAMLIVPAAAARNLARTAGGMVWWALLVSTTSAVIGLLISAQEWARTATGATVILVAFVWFLVSSGVDLIRGEGSVR, from the coding sequence ATGCCTGAACTGAGTGTCCTGTACGACCTCATTGCAAAACTGCTTCCCTTGGAATCCATGCAGATGCGCTTTATGCAGCAAGCGCTCGTGGGGCTTGTGCTGCTTGCGCCCATGGTGGCTTTGATGGGTGTTCAGGTGGTTAACTTCCGCATGGCCTTTTTCGCCGATGCCATCAGCCATTCAGCCTTCACGGGCGTGGCACTGGGGCTCATTCTCGCCGTCAGCCCGCATTGGACCATGCCTATTTTTGGTCTCCTCGTAGGGCTTGCGATTATGGCCAGTCAGCGCCGAAGCGCTCTGTCGACCGACACCGTTATCGGCGTGTTCTTTTCCGGTGTGGTCGCATTCGGCCTTGCGGTTGTCAGCCGGGACAAGAATGTAGCCAGAGACATTCAACGGTTTCTGTACGGAGACATTCTGACCATCGGCAATAACGATATTTGGGCAATGATCGTGCTTCTCGCGGTGCTGATCTTCTTTCAGATCTACGGTTACAACCGGATGTTATATATCGGCCTCAACACAGTTGTCGCCAAAGTGCATGGTGTGCGGGTAGCCGCCTACCAGTATGTATATGCGGGGCTTTTGTCCTTTGTCGTGATTTTTTCGGTTTGGGCCGTCGGTGTTCTGCTGGTGACGGCCATGCTGATTGTACCGGCTGCTGCAGCGCGCAACCTCGCTCGAACGGCAGGCGGTATGGTGTGGTGGGCGCTTCTGGTCAGCACCACCTCGGCGGTTATCGGATTGCTGATCTCCGCGCAAGAATGGGCCCGCACGGCCACCGGTGCGACCGTGATTCTGGTCGCCTTCGTTTGGTTCCTGGTGAGCTCGGGGGTTGATCTTATTCGCGGAGAAGGTAGTGTCCGATAA
- a CDS encoding permease, producing the protein MSDNLKTESEPHKTHPNEPIQSKVEYLPALFLVAALFFLPKETEAGSLNALAIVFVSIVLEAIPFMLVGSLVGGFIEAFISREQMATLLPRKGWLTVCIAAGAGLVFPVCECAVVPVVRRLTGKGLPFSAAIAYLLGGPIVNPIVAASTALAYTFDWRIVVLRLSLGYGIAVAIGMLMGRLFTSVEAIKNNGATFKNNALSCGCHHHANGEACSETPQPFPIITNPAGNNTVCGCGCSHPVSDDWVDKAGAAFTHAMDDFLAVGHYLVIGAFIAALAQTYIDRSSFLSLTATPVLSVVLMMALAVLLNLCSEADAFIAASFRGLMPIPAQMAFLLTGPMFDLKLLLMYQSVFTRRAIVVLASLILVAVLVIAVGLEMLNGVLQ; encoded by the coding sequence GTGTCCGATAATCTTAAAACCGAATCTGAACCCCATAAAACACATCCCAACGAGCCTATACAAAGCAAGGTCGAATACCTTCCAGCTTTGTTCCTGGTGGCGGCCCTCTTCTTTCTTCCCAAGGAAACCGAAGCCGGTTCTTTAAATGCGTTGGCCATTGTTTTTGTCAGCATCGTCCTCGAAGCCATCCCGTTCATGTTGGTCGGTTCGCTTGTCGGCGGTTTCATCGAAGCCTTTATCAGCCGGGAACAAATGGCCACCCTCCTTCCCCGAAAAGGTTGGTTGACCGTGTGTATAGCGGCCGGAGCAGGGCTTGTTTTTCCGGTTTGCGAATGCGCGGTCGTGCCGGTGGTTCGACGTTTGACCGGCAAAGGTCTGCCTTTCTCCGCGGCCATCGCATATCTTCTCGGTGGCCCCATCGTGAATCCTATCGTAGCGGCCTCGACGGCTTTGGCCTATACATTCGACTGGCGCATTGTAGTCCTACGTTTGAGTTTGGGCTACGGTATTGCAGTGGCAATCGGAATGCTCATGGGCAGGTTGTTCACCAGCGTCGAAGCCATCAAGAACAATGGGGCCACATTCAAAAACAACGCCTTATCCTGTGGCTGTCATCACCATGCGAATGGCGAGGCGTGTTCTGAAACACCGCAACCCTTTCCAATCATCACAAATCCGGCAGGCAATAACACGGTTTGTGGATGTGGCTGCAGTCATCCGGTTTCCGATGATTGGGTCGACAAGGCCGGGGCGGCCTTTACCCATGCCATGGATGATTTTTTGGCTGTGGGGCACTATCTCGTCATCGGCGCTTTCATCGCTGCGCTGGCGCAGACCTATATCGACCGTTCGAGCTTCTTGAGCTTGACGGCAACTCCGGTATTGTCCGTGGTATTGATGATGGCCTTGGCGGTCCTGCTCAACCTGTGCTCCGAGGCGGATGCTTTCATTGCCGCGTCTTTCCGAGGTTTGATGCCCATTCCGGCCCAAATGGCCTTTTTGTTGACCGGCCCCATGTTCGATCTCAAGCTTCTGCTCATGTATCAAAGCGTTTTCACGCGGAGAGCCATTGTTGTCCTTGCTTCACTCATTCTTGTGGCAGTTCTGGTGATTGCAGTCGGTCTTGAAATGCTGAATGGGGTACTCCAATGA
- a CDS encoding TIGR03943 family putative permease subunit: MKRWLHPAVFATWTGFLIYILASQRYVAFLRPEFGTLLALAHFIAMGFMLAAMIRPKAAETDTSAVLRSLVLLVPVLYYAAMPEAMLGNQAFKKRFIGTNNGAISRQSPFMLSPQGSENVPDIASPSKEIEGTQQETPQERTILEIFLNPNFYKGQRVIITGMILRDEQLKPHFGGRDTAVYRFLINCCAADALPLAIALYWDQPDAFGNDQWVQVDGVFDLHQIKGKPVPMVSKPRIKLVAAPGIPYLF; encoded by the coding sequence ATGAAACGGTGGCTGCATCCTGCCGTGTTCGCCACCTGGACCGGGTTTCTGATCTATATCTTGGCCAGCCAGCGCTACGTGGCTTTCCTGCGGCCGGAATTTGGAACCCTCCTGGCACTGGCTCACTTTATCGCCATGGGCTTTATGCTTGCAGCCATGATTCGTCCAAAAGCTGCAGAGACGGACACATCCGCTGTTTTGCGTTCGTTGGTGCTGCTGGTCCCGGTTTTGTATTATGCGGCCATGCCGGAAGCCATGCTGGGTAATCAAGCGTTTAAGAAAAGATTCATTGGAACAAATAACGGAGCTATCAGTCGTCAATCACCCTTCATGCTTTCACCTCAGGGATCAGAAAACGTTCCGGACATTGCGTCACCATCGAAAGAAATAGAAGGCACCCAGCAAGAAACGCCTCAAGAGCGAACGATCCTTGAGATTTTTCTCAACCCCAATTTTTACAAGGGTCAACGGGTGATTATCACGGGTATGATCCTGCGCGATGAGCAGCTCAAACCACATTTCGGGGGCAGGGACACGGCCGTATATCGCTTTCTGATTAACTGCTGTGCCGCGGACGCATTGCCTCTGGCGATTGCGCTGTATTGGGATCAGCCAGATGCTTTTGGTAACGACCAGTGGGTGCAAGTGGATGGGGTTTTCGATCTTCACCAGATCAAGGGCAAACCTGTACCAATGGTTTCAAAGCCCCGAATCAAACTGGTTGCAGCACCTGGAATTCCATACCTGTTCTGA
- a CDS encoding poly-gamma-glutamate hydrolase family protein: MDVYKTFGDLQQNEQEGADYRIRWRSGSSGIAVLSIHGGEIEPGTTRIANAIAGWEHSFYAFEGIKSAGNLGLHITSTQFDEPKAMEMVCRSDIILSIHGSAETAPLVHMGGLDEALKGRIMAELRSAGFAVLENEDLSYGGTDRKNICNLCGRGMGVQLEISRGLRETMFRDLSPEGRRHPTAAFGRFVDAVRKAIAPFASAQAQAEPLRNTD, translated from the coding sequence ATGGACGTTTACAAGACCTTCGGCGATCTCCAGCAGAACGAGCAGGAAGGCGCCGACTACCGCATCCGCTGGCGATCGGGCAGTTCGGGTATTGCCGTCTTGAGCATTCACGGCGGTGAGATCGAGCCGGGGACGACGCGCATCGCCAATGCCATCGCCGGGTGGGAGCACTCTTTTTATGCCTTTGAAGGCATCAAAAGTGCCGGAAACCTGGGCCTGCATATCACCAGCACCCAGTTCGACGAACCCAAGGCCATGGAGATGGTCTGCCGGTCCGACATCATCCTGTCGATCCACGGCAGCGCCGAGACTGCACCGCTGGTGCACATGGGGGGACTGGACGAAGCGTTGAAGGGTCGAATCATGGCGGAGCTGCGTTCGGCGGGGTTTGCCGTCCTGGAAAATGAAGATCTCTCTTACGGCGGGACCGATCGGAAGAATATCTGCAACCTGTGCGGCCGTGGCATGGGCGTTCAGTTGGAAATCAGCCGCGGTTTGCGCGAGACCATGTTCCGGGATCTCAGCCCGGAGGGGCGACGGCATCCCACGGCGGCATTCGGCCGTTTCGTCGATGCGGTGCGCAAGGCCATCGCGCCATTCGCGAGTGCGCAGGCCCAGGCCGAACCGCTGCGAAACACCGATTGA
- the crcB gene encoding fluoride efflux transporter CrcB, which translates to MGEWFKAVGLVMLGGSLGAASRYAIGLLAAKAWGVQFPWGTLLVNLSGCFLIGLLFALADRARLLTPEMRLLLITGYLGALTTFSSFTLETVNAGRAGLTLQPLANILVNNIGGLALTILGMRLGGLN; encoded by the coding sequence ATGGGTGAGTGGTTCAAGGCAGTGGGCCTGGTCATGCTCGGCGGGAGTTTGGGCGCGGCCAGCCGTTATGCCATCGGTCTACTGGCGGCCAAGGCCTGGGGGGTGCAATTCCCCTGGGGCACGCTGCTGGTCAATCTATCGGGATGTTTTCTCATCGGCCTTCTCTTCGCCCTGGCCGATCGGGCCCGTCTGTTGACGCCCGAGATGCGTCTTTTACTGATCACCGGGTACCTGGGGGCGTTGACGACCTTTTCCTCGTTCACCCTGGAGACGGTCAATGCCGGTCGCGCCGGCCTGACGCTTCAACCCCTGGCCAACATTCTGGTCAACAATATCGGCGGCCTGGCCCTGACCATCCTCGGCATGCGTCTGGGCGGCCTGAATTAG
- a CDS encoding DUF190 domain-containing protein codes for MLNYKGIEIFTSEAARYKKKPLIDAVVAYIHGLKIAARCVVTRGIAGCYESGEVATGRLEVLSHNMPIRIYIVLPAAESEKVIDGLNGMMEEGIVAVHDLNVLSHRADNAFFPRQLMVRDVMTPDPERIGPATPLSDAVRMLLPSIFSGLPVVDESDRPIGVVTQGDLIRKGGMPLRLGLLAESDEGRRDAVLAQLAGRRAEAVMTAPAVKISEDRPLSEAVELMLNKKVKRLPVVDARGRLTGMLSRLDIFRTVMREAPDWNAFRAQKVEVARLRRVADIVRRDTQTVTAETPLEEVVRIIDRNDLQRVAVLDKEEKLLGLISDRDLLRFFKPAQEGIWGLLARMKQPFMQDACQSGDLQRCLSETRAGDVMTTDLITVREEMLIEEAIGRMIEKGLKRLPVIDAEGRFKGMISRDSLLRTGFGEPA; via the coding sequence ATGCTGAACTACAAAGGAATCGAGATTTTCACCAGCGAGGCGGCCCGCTATAAGAAGAAGCCGCTGATCGACGCCGTCGTCGCTTATATTCATGGGCTGAAGATCGCCGCGCGCTGCGTCGTGACGCGCGGCATCGCCGGATGTTACGAAAGCGGGGAGGTGGCCACCGGGCGCCTGGAAGTTCTTTCCCACAACATGCCGATCCGGATCTACATCGTTCTGCCCGCCGCCGAGAGCGAAAAGGTCATCGACGGCCTGAACGGTATGATGGAAGAGGGTATCGTGGCCGTTCACGACCTGAACGTCCTCAGCCATCGGGCCGACAATGCCTTTTTTCCGCGCCAGTTGATGGTGCGGGATGTGATGACGCCCGATCCTGAGCGCATAGGACCGGCCACCCCATTGAGCGATGCCGTCCGCATGCTGCTGCCGTCGATCTTTTCGGGGCTCCCGGTGGTCGATGAAAGCGACCGTCCCATCGGCGTGGTCACCCAGGGGGATTTGATCCGCAAAGGCGGCATGCCGCTGCGCCTGGGGCTGTTGGCGGAATCCGACGAGGGCCGCAGGGATGCGGTGCTGGCCCAGCTGGCCGGCCGGCGTGCCGAGGCCGTCATGACGGCCCCGGCGGTAAAAATTTCCGAGGACCGGCCGTTGAGCGAAGCGGTGGAACTCATGTTGAACAAGAAGGTGAAGCGTCTTCCGGTGGTGGATGCCCGTGGACGGCTGACCGGCATGCTGTCGCGGCTGGATATCTTCCGCACGGTGATGCGCGAAGCTCCGGACTGGAATGCCTTCCGGGCCCAGAAGGTCGAGGTGGCGCGGTTGCGGCGGGTTGCGGATATCGTGCGCCGGGATACACAGACCGTCACCGCTGAGACCCCGCTCGAAGAGGTGGTTCGCATCATCGACCGCAACGATCTGCAGAGGGTGGCCGTGCTGGATAAAGAAGAAAAACTGCTGGGACTGATCTCGGATCGCGACTTGCTGCGCTTCTTCAAGCCGGCCCAGGAGGGCATTTGGGGGCTTCTGGCCAGGATGAAACAGCCCTTTATGCAAGACGCCTGTCAAAGCGGCGACCTTCAGAGATGTCTGAGCGAAACCCGGGCGGGCGATGTCATGACCACGGACCTGATCACCGTGCGCGAAGAGATGCTGATCGAGGAGGCCATCGGGCGGATGATCGAAAAGGGACTCAAGCGTCTGCCGGTGATCGATGCCGAGGGCCGCTTCAAGGGTATGATCAGCCGCGATTCGCTGCTGCGCACCGGCTTTGGAGAACCTGCCTGA